The proteins below come from a single Gordonia pseudamarae genomic window:
- the hemW gene encoding radical SAM family heme chaperone HemW encodes MIDTATVPVTSAVGSACRSADPSRGFGLYLHVPFCASRCGYCDFNTYTAGELGSSASPASWHEAVARELDIAAAALGSVRPVSTVFVGGGTPSLLGTAGLARLLDDVRGSFELAPGAEVTTESNPESTSPEFFAGLREAGYTRISLGMQSAAQHVLAVLDRKHTPGRAVAAAREARAAGFEHVNLDLIYGTPGESDDDLRASLDAVLSAGVDHVSAYALIVEDGTALARRVRRGELPAPDDDVLARRYRLIDARLAAAGLEWYEVSNWASGPESVCRHNIAYWDSDDWWGIGPGAHSHVNGVRWWNHKHPSRYASVLAGGALPIADDERLADEDRHTERVMLQIRCRTGLPVSELSDRERAGADVFVADGLLCDAGAHLVLTDSGRLLADGIVRDILTA; translated from the coding sequence ATCATCGACACCGCCACGGTACCGGTGACGTCCGCGGTCGGGTCGGCGTGCCGCTCGGCCGACCCGTCGAGGGGTTTCGGCCTCTATCTGCACGTGCCGTTCTGCGCCTCCCGCTGCGGCTACTGCGACTTCAATACCTACACAGCCGGCGAACTCGGATCGTCGGCGTCGCCGGCGTCGTGGCATGAGGCGGTGGCCCGCGAACTGGACATCGCCGCAGCCGCACTCGGTTCGGTGAGGCCGGTGTCGACGGTCTTCGTCGGCGGTGGCACCCCGTCGCTGCTCGGCACCGCGGGGCTCGCCCGGCTGCTCGACGACGTGCGTGGCTCCTTCGAGCTGGCGCCGGGTGCCGAGGTCACCACCGAGTCCAACCCCGAGTCCACCTCGCCGGAGTTCTTCGCCGGTCTGCGGGAGGCCGGCTACACCCGGATATCGCTGGGCATGCAGTCGGCCGCTCAGCACGTGCTGGCCGTCCTTGATCGCAAGCACACCCCCGGCCGGGCCGTCGCCGCCGCGCGGGAGGCCCGCGCCGCCGGATTCGAGCACGTCAACCTCGATCTCATCTACGGCACGCCGGGCGAATCCGACGACGACCTGCGGGCCAGCCTCGACGCCGTGTTGTCCGCGGGGGTCGATCACGTGTCCGCGTACGCCCTGATCGTGGAGGACGGCACCGCACTGGCCCGGCGGGTGCGGCGCGGCGAGTTGCCCGCCCCCGACGACGACGTGCTGGCCCGCCGCTACCGGCTCATCGACGCACGGCTGGCCGCCGCCGGACTCGAGTGGTACGAGGTGTCGAACTGGGCGTCCGGCCCGGAGTCGGTGTGCCGGCACAACATCGCCTACTGGGACAGCGACGACTGGTGGGGGATAGGCCCGGGCGCGCATTCACACGTCAACGGTGTGCGGTGGTGGAACCACAAGCACCCGTCGCGCTACGCGAGTGTGCTCGCTGGTGGCGCGCTGCCGATCGCCGACGACGAGAGACTTGCCGACGAGGATCGGCACACCGAACGTGTGATGTTGCAGATCCGTTGCCGCACAGGACTTCCGGTATCGGAATTGTCCGATCGTGAACGGGCCGGGGCTGATGTCTTCGTCGCCGACGGGCTCCTGTGCGACGCCGGTGCCCACCTGGTCCTGACCGACTCGGGCCGCCTTCTCGCCGACGGTATCGTCCGCGACATCCTCACCGCGTAG
- a CDS encoding putative leader peptide, whose amino-acid sequence MDGVTSSGVWLTMRRHIDLKRVASASCRP is encoded by the coding sequence ATGGACGGCGTGACTTCTTCCGGGGTGTGGCTGACGATGCGTCGCCACATTGATCTCAAGCGCGTAGCCAGCGCATCCTGTCGTCCTTAG